In Trichoderma asperellum chromosome 1, complete sequence, a single window of DNA contains:
- a CDS encoding uncharacterized protein (EggNog:ENOG41~TransMembrane:7 (o20-40i47-66o116-138i159-185o197-215i251-270o282-302i)) — MTLLNHFLHITNFHSPLLRSIIPCFATAFAIQGAVAIPSILAGSERFFDVSGSVTFLAVGTLSLYLPALRARAAAYAGNAATLPRLPSLIEVLKGGAGAGAGANAGAAALLSWRQLVLTGMTAAWAVRLGSFLFHRILTAGHDSRFDSIRHKPARFSGAFFFQAVWVSLQLMPVIMLNAIPAAVLASAIPRTLATDVIGMSIWLAGFVYEVLADVQKSRWQREKKLKLHDEEFMTSGLFSKSRYPNYFGEISLWTGIATASAGVLARLPVQQALGLSGGPLGVITTTVLSFISPAFAAFLLLKVSGIPLSEKKYDKRYGDRKEYQEWKKNTPRLIPKLW; from the exons ATGACACTCCTCAACCACTTCCTCCACATCACCAACTTCCACTCCCCCCTCCTGCGGTCCATCATCCCTTGCTTCGCCACCGCCTTTGCCATCCAAGGCGCTGTCGCGATCCCCTCCATCCTTGCCGGTTCGGAGCGCTTCTTCGACGTGTCTGGCTCAGTGACCTTCCTGGCTGTCGGAACGCTAAGCTTATATCTCCCCGCGCTGCGAGCTCGCGCGGCTGCTTATGCCGGCAATGCAGCAACTCTTCCTCGGCTGCCGAGCCTGATTGAGGTCCTGAAGGGGGGTGCGGGTGCGGGCGCGGGTGCCAATGCGGGTGCTGCGGCTCTGCTGAGCTGGAGACAGCTTGTCTTGACGGGAATGACTGCGGCTTGGGCAGTGCGAC TTGGCTCGTTTCTATTTCATCGCATCCTTACCGCCGGCCATGATTCTCGATTCGATTCCATCCGCCACAAGCCCGCCCGCTTCTCTggggccttcttcttccaggccgTTTGGGTTTCGCTCCAGCTTATGCCTGTGATTATGCTCAACGCCATCCCGGCAGCTGTGCTGGCATCTGCCATTCCCAGGACACTCGCCACGGACGTCATTGGCATGTCGATTTGGCTTGCCGGGTTTGTGTATGAGGTCTTGGCGGATGTGCAGAAGAGCAGGTggcaaagggagaagaagctcaagctgcATGATGAAGAGTTTATGACAAGTGGACTTTTCTCAAAGAG tcgGTACCCCAACTATTTTGGGGAAATCTCCCTTTGGACCGGAATTGCGACTGCATCAGCTGGCGTCCTCGCCCGGCTGCCCGTGCAGCAAGCTTTGGGTCTGTCTGGAGGCCCCTTGGGTGTCATTACAACTACCGTCTTGTCATTCATTAGTCCCGCGTTTGCGGCCTTTTTGCTTCTCAAGGTATCTGGCATACCCCTCTCTGAGAAAAAGTACGACAAACGATACGGAGATAGAAAGGAGTATCaagagtggaagaagaatacGCCGAGGCTGATCCCAAAGCTGTGGTAG
- a CDS encoding uncharacterized protein (EggNog:ENOG41), translated as MAMFAISQQHPYAYAAVPAPAPPPPRHCSNHGTSSAFSSSAHPDEDWTKISDLAERRRIQNRIAQRNYRKKLKRRLEDLERRAGSEEGDAEKQPSPVSQPAASPNKVAKRQSISKAHKVHQAPAPVRLPTPPKTIVSQGQFTPPMESHDELSFVQPTYHHHDERERSNTPPVLSYTTYPAPDELLINPYGSAHAYPTMTTAEVYPNYLSAAMPASLPPLGHYSEPIKREMYPDNVISPYIGYGFMSTHDMGMPTPYDPSNPLTPPLTHSYDHSAACSETGFEYPTTPLSMPGSPALMQHQH; from the exons ATGGCCATGTTCGCCATCTCACAACAACACCCTTATGCCTACGCCGCAGTCCCGGCAccggctcctcctcctcctcgacaCTGCTCAAACCAcggcaccagcagcgccttcAGCAGCTCTGCCCACCCTGATGAGGACTGGACCAAGATCTCAGATCTTGCCGAGCGCAGGAGAATACAGAACCGCATTGCTCAGCGCAACTACC GCAAGAAGCTTAAGCGACGTCTGGAGGATCTTGAGCGCCGCGCTGGATCCGAAGAGGGCGATGCTGAGAAGCAGCCCTCGCCAGTCAGCCAGCCTGCCGCCAGCCCCAACAAGGTCGCCAAGCGTCAATCCATCTCCAAGGCTCACAAAGTGCACCAGGCACCAGCTCCTGTCCGCCTCCCGACTCCTCCCAAGACCATTGTCTCTCAGGGCCAATTCACTCCTCCCATGGAGTCTCACGACGAGCTGTCTTTTGTGCAACCCACttaccaccaccacgacGAGCGCGAGCGATCCAACACTCCGCCCGTCCTCTCGTACACAACATACCCAGCTCCCGACGAGCTGCTCATCAACCCTTATGGCTCCGCTCACGCCTATCCTACCATGACTACTGCTGAGGTCTACCCCAACTACCTCAGTGCTGCGATGCCCGCCTCGCTGCCGCCTCTGGGCCACTACAGCGAGCCCATTAAGCGAGAGATGTATCCCGACAACGTCATCAGCCCATACATTGGCTATGGCTTCATGTCGACTCACGATATGGGCATGCCCACTCCCTACGACCCTTCCAACCCTCTG ACTCCTCCTCTGACGCATTCATACGACCACTCGGCTGCCTGCTCTGAGACGGGCTTCGAGTACCCTACCACCCCGCTGTCTATGCCTGGATCTCCAGCCTTgatgcagcaccagcactaa
- a CDS encoding uncharacterized protein (CAZy:GH47~TransMembrane:1 (i12-32o)) yields the protein MGIFNGISLPRRVARLVLFSGILLAAFTIYYLSSDISLDLSPAKPTEPVFVPSSFDWTTVKQHHGVADIKPLPTSKPNALPRIQADASVFKHTAVNEKRRNAVRVVFKRSYDAYRKHAWMRDELTPVSGSAKDPFGGWAATLVDALDTMWIMGFKDEFVEAATAVGALDWSVTDSTAANMFETTIRHLGGLLSAYDLSGERVLLRKAVELGEMLYMGFDTPNRMPGFWLDFEKAKKGKLIAGTNDPSASPCSLSMEFTRLSQLTGDSKFFDATDRITRFLERTQNDTKLPGMWPVTINFQSETVGDSSFTLGALADSLYEYLPKMHALLGGVDESYEKMYRGAMDAAVQNLLFRPMVPDLDDILFSGEFRAGRSNGGLDADSQHLTCFVGGMFAVGGRLFQIDEHVSIGERLARGCGWAYGQFPTGIMPEIFGMVPCKSLDSCEWDEERWQRLGSKSMPKGFTHARDKRYILRPEAIESLFVLYRVTGKSDLQDIAWSMFEAIMKATETDLANSAIEDVTVSGPTRKLDSMESFWLAETLKYFYLIFSPPDVISLDEYVLNTEAHPLKRPRVGLR from the exons ATGGGGATATTCAATGGTATAAGCTTGCCACGGAGGGTCGCCCGTCTGGTTCTCTTCAGTGGCATTCTGCTTGCCGCCTTCACCATCTACTACCTGTCCTCAGACATTTCCTTGGACCTGTCTCCAGCCAAGCCCACAGAGCCCGTCTTCGTTCCGAGCTCCTTCGACTGGACGACTGTGAAACAGCACCACGGCGTCGCCGACATCAAGCCGCTGCCCACGAGCAAACCGAATGCGCTCCCTCGAATTCAGGCCGATGCCAGTGTCTTTAAGCACACCGCAGTCAACGAGAAGCGCCGCAATGCTGTGCGCGTCGTCTTTAAGCGTAGCTACGACGCCTATAGGAAGCATGCATGGATGAGAGACGAGCTCACGCCAGTGTCTGGATCGGCCAAGGACCCGTTTGGCGGCTGGGCCGCGACGCTGGTGGACGCCTTGGATACGATGTGGATTATGGGCTTCAAGGATGAGTTCGTCGAGGCTGCTACCGCGGTGGGTGCCCTTGACTGGTCGGTGACGGACTCGACAGCGGCCAACATGTTTGAGACGACAATTCGCCATCTGGGAGGACTGCTAAGCGCCTACGATCTGAGCGGCGAGcgggtgctgctgcgcaaGGCGGTTGAGCTGGGCGAAATGCTGTACATGGGATTCGACACGCCCAACAGAATGCCCGGCTTCTGGCTCGACTttgaaaaggccaagaagggcaagctGATTGCCGGCACCAACGACCCGTCGGCGTCGCCGTGCTCGTTGAGCATGGAGTTTACGAGGCTGTCGCAGCTGACGGGCGACAGCAAGTTCTTCGATGCGACGGATCGCATAACTCGCTTTTTGGAGAGGACGCAGAACGACACGAAGCTGCCGGGCATGTGGCCGGTGACTATCAACTTCCAGTCGGAAACGGTTGGCGATAGCAGCTTCACTCTCGGCGCGCTGGCGGATTCGCTGTACGAGTACCTACCCAAGATGCATGCGCTGCTGGGAGGCGTGGACGAGTCTTACGAGAAGATGTACCGCGGGGCTATGGACGCAGCGGTGCAGAATCTCCTGTTCAGGCCCATGGTGCCGGACCTCGACGACATCCTGTTCAGCGGCGAGTTTCGCGCCGGCAGATCGAATGGCGGTCTCGACGCCGACAGCCAGCACCTCACGTGCTTCGTTGGGGGCATGTTCGCCGTCGGGGGCAGGCTATTCCAGATCGACGAGCACGTCAGCATCGGCGAGCGCCTGGCGCGCGGGTGCGGCTGGGCGTACGGCCAGTTCCCCACGGGCATCATGCCCGAGATCTTCGGCATGGTGCCGTGCAAGTCGCTGGACTCGTGCGAGTGGGACGAGGAGCGCTGGCAGCGGCTGGGGAGCAAGAGCATGCCCAAGGGCTTCACGCACGCGCGGGATAAGCGCTACATCCTGCGTCCCGAGGCGATTGAGAGTCTGTTTGTGCTGTATCGTGTGACGGGCAAGTCAGATTTGCAAGATATTGCGTGGAGCATGTTTGAGGCCATTATGAAGGCGACGGAGACGGATCTCGCCAACTCTGCTATAGAAGATGTTACTGTTTCGGGGCCGACGAGGAAGCTTGATTCGATGGAG AGCTTCTGGTTGGCCGAGACGCTCAAGTACTTCTACCTGATCTTCTCGCCGCCTGACGTGATCAGCTTGGATGAGTATGTGCTGAACACGGAGGCGCATCCTTTGAAGAGGCCGAGGGTAGGGTTACGATGA
- a CDS encoding uncharacterized protein (EggNog:ENOG41), with product MASNLKIALIQLYSKPLDIAGNFARAESYIRKAASQGANLAVLPEYHLSSWKADSAILLAEAKKQTPYLARYQALAKELAIAIVPGTILEPLPAAAEGESADEGVANAAYFIGPDGAVLGRYQKKNLWHPERPHLTADALTPHTAFDTPFGRVGLIICWDLAFPEACRALAADGAKLVICPTFWLNSDGGDIGAEVNPDCERLFLENVAVARAFENTCAFVFNNTGSPLGSAATGKDDEGTEFIGLSQVAMPLQGALGKLGVEEGMSLVDVEGRVLDIAEEVYKVRADIALEEWHYAHTLKNLAK from the exons ATGGCGTCAAACTTGAAGATTGCGCTTATCCAGCTATACTCCAAG CCCCTCGACATAGCCGGCAACTTTGCCCGCGCAGAGTCGTACATCCGCAAAGCCGCCTCGCAGGGCGCAAACCTGGCCGTCCTCCCCGAATACCACCTCTCCTCGTGGAAGGCCGACTCCGCGATCCTCCTcgccgaggccaagaagcagaCGCCGTACCTGGCGCGATACCAGGCCCTCGCCAAGGaactcgccatcgccatcgtccccGGCACGATCCTGGAGCCGctgcccgccgccgccgagggcGAATCGGCCGACGAGGGCGTCGCCAACGCCGCGTACTTCATCGGCCCCGACGGCGCCGTGCTGGGCCGctaccagaagaagaacctGTGGCACCCGGAGAGGCCGCACCTGACGGCCGACGCGCTGACGCCTCACACGGCCTTTGACACGCCCTTTGGCCGCGTCGGCCTCATCATCTGCTGGGACCTGGCCTTCCCGGAGGCGTGCCGCGCGCTGGCCGCCGACGGGGCAAAGCTTGTCATCTGCCCGACCTTCTGGCTCAACAGCGACGGCGGCGACATTGGCGCAGAGGTGAATCCGGACTGCGAGCGGCTGTTCCTGGAGAACGTGGCCGTTGCGCGGGCCTTTGAGAACACGTGCGCCTTTGTCTTCAACAACACCGGCTCGCCGCTGGGCTCTGCGGCGACGGGCAAGGACGACGAGGGCACCGAGTTCATTGGCCTGTCGCAGGTGGCCATGCCGCTGCAGGGCGCGCTGGGCAAGCTGGGCGTGGAGGAGGGCATGAGCCTGGTGGATGTGGAGGGCAGGGTGCTGGACATTGCGGAGGAGGTGTACAAGGTGAGGGCGGATATTGCCTTGGAGGAGTGGCATTATGCGCATACGCTGAAGAATCTGGCAAAGTAG
- a CDS encoding uncharacterized protein (EggNog:ENOG41) yields MHATTNRRKLLYLYGGDQPWDSSLWVTSDDRVRGGASQSHLLMINPEKARFYGHLDTKTLGGAGFASQHSLGVLNWNLSDYEGGIVVAVAKADGKRYALTLKDEIPPRRGDGREEAGISWEAEFEVVEDGAGLEVKNVYLPWSAFKPTYRGRPKPDAKPLNLSSVKRVGLMMRSFFGKQEGDFSIDIHAIAAVSEAADNGVDDDEVEDDPKAAMAEAAAANNLQSRRRNWMRLLLCGLI; encoded by the exons ATGCACGCTACGACGAACCGGCGGAAGCTGCTCTACCTCTATGGTGGAGACCA GCCCTGGGACTCCTCCTTATGGGTCACTTCTGATGATCGAGTTCGTGGAGGCGCCAGTCAGTCCCACCTGCTCATGATAAACCCAGAAAAGGCCCGCTTCTATGGCCACCTCGATACCAAGACGCTGGGCGGTGCCGGCTTCGCATCGCAGCATAGCTTGGGGGTGCTGAACTGGAACTTGTCCGACTACGAGGGGGGCATAGTCGTTGCGGTGGCCAAGGCCGATGGGAAACGATACGCCCTGACACTCAAAGACGAGATCCCACCGCGGAGGGGCGATGGGCGTGAGGAAGCTGGAATTAGTTGGGAGGCCGAATTCGAGGTCGTTGAGGACGGAGCGGGCTTGGAGGTGAAGAATGTGTATTTGCCATGGAGTGCATTCAAGCCAACGTACCGAGGGAGGCCGAAGCCGGATGCAAAACCATTGAACTTGTCCAGTGTGAAACGAGTCGGGTTGATGATGCGAAG CTTTTTTGGAAAGCAAGAGGGAGATTTTTCCATTGATATTCATGCCATTGCAGCTGTAAGCGAGGCTGCGGACAATGgggtggatgatgatgaagttgaaGACGATCCCAAGGCTGCTATGGCtgaagcggcggcggcgaacaATTTGCAGAGTCGTCGAAGAAACTGGATGCGTCTATTATTATGCGGTTTGATATGA
- a CDS encoding uncharacterized protein (TransMembrane:1 (o137-156i)), producing the protein MVADTLVYHPSVAHYLRFVATTVGRDKILRTLQYFARFYAWYLLRTNGTPSQMAPWNAIKKQFGLARKIMRVGKNLEHVKAAAQAADAKTLEPFLRYAAIGRQIGYAGYLSFDMLTVGDAAGIRKWSAAKTLTQHAFRFWAMGLVFSVAAQLYTLFKLKEREAKIDRKDGEGVVESKRILKERFASRLQLVSDVCDLTVPLSALNWVGFDDGFVGLAGTVSSVIGVYSQWKKTAA; encoded by the exons ATGGTCGCCGACACCCTCGTCTACCACCCCTCGGTGGCTCACTACCTCCGCTTCGTCGCCACCACCGTCGGCCGCGACAAGATCCTCCGCACGCTCCAGTACTTCGCCCGCTTCTACGCCTGGTACCTGCTGCGCACCAACGGCACCCCGTCCCAGATGGCCCCCTGGAACGCCATCAAGAAGCAGTTCGGCCTCGCCCGCAAGATCATGCGCGTCGGCAAGAACCTCGAGCACGTCAAAGCCGCCGCCCAGGCCGCCGACGCAAAGACGCTCGAGCCCTTCCTGCGCTACGCCGCCATCGGCCGCCAGATCGGATACGCGGGATACCTGTCCTTCGACATGCTGACCGTCGGCGACGCGGCCGGCATTCGCAAGTGGTCCGCCGCCAAGACGCTGACGCAGCATGCCTTTCGCTTCTGGGCCATGGGTCTGGTCTTCAGCGTGGCGGCGCAGCTCTATACGCTGTTTAAGCTGAAGGAGCGCGAGGCCAAGATTGACCGAAAGGACGGCGAGGGCGTCGTTGAAAGCAAGCGCATCTTGAA GGAACGATTCGCCAGCCGCCTCCAGCTCGTCTCCGACGTCTGCGACTTGACCGTCCCCCTCTCCGCCCTCAACTGGGTCGGCTTCGACGACGGCTTCGTCGGCCTGGCCGGAACTGTCAGCAGTGTGATCGGCGTCTACTCCCAGTGGAAGAAGACTGCTGCCTAA
- a CDS encoding uncharacterized protein (EggNog:ENOG41~SECRETED:SignalP(1-26)~CAZy:AA12) — protein MTGHVSLTATLSSLLLLSLLQSGIAAAQSCSNNLSVTYPTPVAASGWQYRLIANGFTRPRGIAFDNDGGLLVVESGAGLTHLTLNDEGGTCLTVKSKKRLIADQTLNHGLALSGDGKTIYVSSAESVFSFAYDSQAVSVDLSSNRTLVTNMTNSDHTTRTLLISKKQPDTLLVSRGSNSNQDSAAGDITSGHSQIRSYNITRIGKGDAPFDFLDGHVLGWGLRNSVGVVEHPSTGGIWSVENSVDQLERHGQDIHQNNPGEELNYHGTLGSSDHQGGNYGYPYCYTVWSTLGFPGLGHLQVGDQFADDDAPSNVTDTTCNTDHVPPRVAFQAHSAPLDIKFNSNASEAFITFHGSWDRDDPTGYRIVSVAFDSDGQPTALQNSTNAVTDVITNENLTNCPDKCFRPVGLAWDSAGRLWFSSDATGEVFVLEQTNSSSNGTSGSGSNGSSSGGSDNAGNSLSLGRPGLVAVAQAAVLVGMLLS, from the exons ATGACGGGGCATGTTTCTCTTACAGCGACATTATCGTCGTTGCTACTGTTGTCGCTGCTGCAATCCGGGATTGCTGCCGCGCAGTCCTGCTCCAACAACCTCAGCGTCACGTACCCCACGCCCGTGGCGGCGAGCGGCTGGCAGTACCGCCTCATTGCGAATGGCTTCACGAGGCCGCGCGGCATTGCGTTTGACAACGACGGGGGGCTTCTGGTCGTGGAATCGGGGGCTGGGTTGACGCATTTGACGCTGAATGACGAGGGCGGGACGTGCTTGACggtgaagagcaagaagaggctgatTGCGGATCAGAct ctTAACCATGGACTCGCTCTCTCTGGTGATGGCAAAACCATCTACGTCTCATCAGCCGAAAgcgtcttctcctttgccTACGACAGCCAAGCTGTCTCTGTTGATCTCTCCTCCAACCGCACCCTCGTCACGAACATGACCAACTCGGATCACACCACGCGCACGCTTCTCATATCCAAGAAGCAACCAGACACGCTTCTCGTCTCCCGCGGCAGCAACTCCAACCAGGACTCCGCCGCTGGCGACATCACCAGTGGACACTCTCAGATTCGCAGCTATAACATTACGCGGATAGGCAAGGGGGATGCGCCGTTCGACTTTCTCGATGGCCATGTTCTTGGCTGGGGCTTGAGGAATTCCGTTGGCGTCGTTGAGCATCCTTCTACGGGGGGTATCTGGTCTGTCGAGAATTCTGTCGATCAGCTGGAGCGCCACGGGCAGGATATACACCAGAACAATCCCGGAGAAGAGCTCAACTACCATGGCACTTTGGGCTCTAGCGATCATCAGGGCGGCAACTATGGCTATCCGTACTGCTACACCGTCTGGTCGACGTTGGGGTTCCCTGGTTTGGGACATCTCCAAGTTGGGGACCAGTTTGCCGATGATGACGCTCCGTCTAATGTGACGGACACAACTTGCAACACCGATCATGTCCCTCCTCGTGTTGCTTTCCAAGCTCATTCGGCTCCTTTGGACATTAAGTTTAATTCCAATGCCTCTGAAGCTTTTATTACCTTTCATGGTAGCT GGGATCGAGATGATCCCACAGGATACCGCATCGTCTCCGTCGCCTTCGACTCCGATGGCCAGCCAACTGCTCTGCAGAATAGCACCAATGCCGTTACCGATGTCATTACCAATGAAAATCTCACCAATTGCCCCGATAAGTGTTTCCGCCCCGTGGGTCTAGCATGGGACTCGGCTGGTCGACTGTGGTTCTCGTCTGACGCCACTGGAGAGGTATTTGTCCTTGAGCAGACGAACAGTAGTAGCAATGGGACTAGCGGTAGCGGCTCGAatggttcttcttctggtggCAGTGACAATGCTGGGAAtagcttgagcttggggaGGCCCGGCCTTGTGGCAGTTGCTCAGGCGGCGGTCTTGGTTGGGATGCTTCTTTCTTGA